The nucleotide sequence CCCAATGCCCGTCATTGGCTGGGCACGGATGACCAGGGACGGGACGTGCTGGCGCGCGTGATCTACGGCTTCCGCCTGTCGGTCCTCTTCGCTCTGGTGCTGACCGCCGGTTCCATCGTGCTGGGCGTGCTGATCGGTGGCGTTCAGGGCTATTTCGGCGGCAAGGTCGATCTGATCGGGCAGCGCTTGATCGAGATCTGGTCTGGACTGCCGGTGCTGTTCCTGTTGATCATCCTGGCCAGCATCGTGGAACCCAATCTCTGGTGGCTGACCGGCATCATGCTGCTGTTCTCGTGGCTGGGGATCGTCGATATCGTGCGCGCCGAATTCCTGCGTGCGCGAAATCTGGAGTATGTGCGCGCGGCCCGCGCCATGGGCCTGCCCTCACGTCTCATCATGTGGCGTCATGTACTGCCCAATGCGATGGTCGCCACCCTGACCTTCATCCCCTTCCTGTTCACGGGTGCCATCACGACCCTGACCGCGCTGGACTTCCTGGGCTTCGGGTTGCCGGCAGGCTCCCCGTCGCTGGGCGAACTGGTCGCGCAGGGCAAGAACAATCTCCAGGCCCCCTGGCTTGGCATGACGGCATTTCTCAGTCTCGGCATCATGCTGACCCTGCTGGTCTTCATCGGTGAAGGGCTGCGCGATGCCTTCGACCCACGTCATATCAGTGCCCGGGAGCAGGACGCATGAGTCAGTCAATGCATGAAGCCACGACAGCAGCCAACGCCGAGCCGCGCTCCCGGGATCACTGCGTGCTGCGGCTGGACGATCTCTGCATCCGCTTTGGCAAGACACCTGTCGTCAGGCATCTGTCGCTGGACGTGAAACGCGGCGAATGTCTGGCCATCGTCGGCGAATCCGGCTCGGGCAAGTCAGTGAGCCTGCTGGCAAGTCTCGGCCTGCTGCCGGGGCATGCCCATGTCACCGGCACGCGGGAGTTCACCACGCTCGAGGGAGAGAGGCTGGATCTGTCAGCCCTGACGAGCCGCCAATGGCAACGCGTGCGCGGCAACCGGATCGGCTTCGTGTTCCAGGAACCGATGACATCCCTCAACCCCCTGGCCCGAGTCGGCGACCAGATCAGCGAGAGCCTGCGGCTGCATCAGGGCCTGCGTGGCCATGCGGCACGCCAGCGAGTGATCGAGCTGCTCAAGCAGGTTCAGCTGCCTCGCCCGGAAGAACTCCTCGAGGCCTGGCCGCATCAGCTCTCTGGCGGTCAGCGCCAACGCGTGATGATCGCCATGGCGATGGCCAATCAGCCGCCTTTGATGATCGCCGACGAGCCCACCACGGCGCTGGACGTCACGGTGCAGCAGGACATCCTCGCTCTGCTCGACAGGCTGCGGCGAGACCAGGGCATGGCCATGATCCTGATCAGCCATGACCTCAATCTGGTCCGCCGCCATGCAGACCGCGTCATCGTGATGCGGGAAGGCGAATGCATCGAGCAAGGGCCGGTGTCAGAGGTCTTCGATTCTCCCAGCCACCCGTATACCCGCGAACTGCTGGCCGCCGAGCCTGAAGGGGTGGCCGCGCCACTCGACCCTGAGGATGCGGGCACGCCCGTTCTGGAAGCACGTGATCTGGAGGTGCGCTTCTCGCGTCCTCGCAAGCTGTTCCAGAAACGTCCAGCGGATTTCATCGCGCTTCAGCCGCTGGATCTGACCCTCGCGCGCGGGGAGACGCTCGGGATCGTGGGCGAGTCGGGCTCCGGCAAGACCACCCTCGCCCTGGCGCTGTTGAAGCTGCAGGCCGCACGCGGTGAGATTCGTCTGGAGAATGCCCGTATCGATACGCTGGATCGCAACGCCCTGCGTCACAAGCGACGCCAGATGCAGATCGTCTTCCAGGACCCCTATGGCTCGCTCTCACCGCGCATGCCCGTCACGGACATCATCAGTGAAGGCCTGCGCTTTCATCAGCCTGAGCTCTCAGAGGACGAGGTACGCCAGCGCGTGACGCAGGTCATGCGCGAGGTCGAGCTGCCTGCCGAGTGCGCCGATCGCTATCCTCACGAGTTCTCCGGCGGGCAACGCCAACGCATCTCGCTGGCCCGCGCCCTGATTCTCGAACCTCACCTGCTGGTGCTGGATGAACCCACCTCGGCGCTGGATCGCAGCGTCCAGAAGCAACTCATCGCTCTGCTGCGCGATCTGCAGGCGCGTCATGGCCTCAGCTACCTGTTCATCAGTCATGATCTGGCCGTGGTGAGGGCTCTGGCCCACCGCGTGATGGTGTTGCGCGAAGGCAAGCTGGTGGAGAGCGGAACGACTGCCGAGGTACTGGGCAATCCGAGGGAGGACTACACGCGGGCCCTGATCCAGGCGGCAGGACTGACGTGACAGTCCCGCTTGCCACTCAAGGGCGCGCCCGCCACCAAGGCAGCGGAGGCCTCGTCCCTCATGTGGCGAGTCTCGAGAAGACAGGCATCCTGCATTGCACTGAACGCACTGCTGAGTTGCCTGACTGACTCTGGACGATTGCAAATAATAAAGGTTCTCAATATGATTCCGTCAGAGGTGGGCCACGCGACACCGCGCACGACATGACACCTGTCACCTGTCACCGTCGCGTCGAGCCTTCACGACATCGCGTCACGCGATCTGCATAATAAAAGACTGTTCAAGGGAACCTCATGTCCGCACATTTCCACCCTATCGCTCGCAAGCCGCTGGCTGCCGCCATCGCGCTCTCCGTGGCACTGATCGGCTCTGCCGCCCAGGCGCATGAAGGCCATGCACACGATGATCGCAAGGTGAGCGCTGAAGCCGTCGTTGACCAGTACGCCAACGTGGCCCATGCCACCTACAGCGATGCCCTGGCCAGCGCCAATGCCCTGCGCGCCGCCAACGCCGCGCTGATCGAAGCTCCATCCGAGGCGACGCTTGCCGAGGCTCGCACTGCCTGGAAACAGGCGCGCGTGGCGTACCAGCAGAGTGAAGTCTTCCGCTTCGGCAATGCCATCGTCGATGACTGGGAAGGTCAGCTGAATGCCTGGCCGCTGGATGAAGGCCTGATCGACTACGTCGAAGGCGACGGCTATCAGGCGGAACTGGGCAACCCGGGCGCCAGCGCCAACATCATCGCCAACGACAGTGTGCAGATCGGTGCCGACAAGATCGACACTACCGAGATCACCCCGGAGCTGCTGGCCTCCCTGAACGAGCTGGGCGGATTCGAGGCCAACGTGGCCAGCGGCTACCACGCCATCGAATTCCTGCTCTGGGGCCAGGACATGCATGGCTTCGAGCCTGGCGCAGGCGAACGTCCGGCGTCGGACTATGCCAAGGGAGAGGACTGCACCGGCGGCAACTGTGACCGCCGTGGCGCCTACCTGCTGGCGGCCAACGACCTGCTGATCAATGACCTGGAATACATGGTCGGCCAGTGGGCACAGGGCGACAAGGACAACTATCGCGCCGAGCTGACCTCCCTGCCGGCCGGTGAAGGCCTCGAGAAGATGCTGTTCGGCATGGGCTCCCTGTCACTGGGCGAGCTGGCCGGTGAGCGCATGAAGGTCGCGCTGGAAGCCAATTCCTTCGAGGACGAGCACGACTGCTTCTCCGACAACACCCACTACTCGCACTTCTACAATGCCAAGGGCATCCAGAACGTCTATGAAGGCACGTACGTGACGCTGGATGGCCGTACCTTCGAAGGCCCGTCATTGCACGCACTCGTCGCCCAGAATGACCCGAAGCTGGCCGAGAAGATGCACGAGGCGCTGGACACCACCATGGGCCAGCTGCAGGTGATGGTGGATACGGCAGACGCCGAAGACGGCATGAAGTTTGATCAGATGATCGCCCCGGGCAATGCCGAGGGTGCCGAGATCATCAATGCCAGCATCGAAGACCTGGTCGCGCAGACGCGCCTGATCGAAGAGATTGCCAACGACGTCGGCATCAGCGGACTGAAGGCCGATACCGCAGATCACGAATTCTAGGCACTCACCCGAGATTGCCAGGCCATGGGCGGTGATGAAACCGCCCATGGCCGCGCAGCCCCCTCGCCCGAACCTGTCTCGTACAGGTTCGGGCGTTGATGCTTTCGTGCCAGCATTTTATGCGCGCCTGCTAATTCTTCAGAGTGCCTTGCCCGAAGGCCACTGATGGACTCGCAGCCTGACCGCGCAAGCCAGGACCTACATCGATGCCACACGTCATCCCGAAACACCCGATCCTTCACGCGTTGTCGCTTGCCATCGCACTGACCGCCCTGCCCCAGGGCGTGGCACAGGCCGCCCAGACACCGCTGACCGTCAGCGCCTATCTGGCCGCATTGCCACTGCAGGACACCGCGAAGAGTGGTGGCGAGGGCAGCGTGCGCAAGCACGATACCAATGCCTATTCCCTGCCGGCCAAGAACCTGAGCTTCGATCAACGTCTGTCCTTCAGCGTCGGCAACAGCTTCTTCAAGAGCCCATGGGTGATCGCGCCCGCCAGCACCACCGCTCGCGATGGCCTCGGTCCGCTGTTCAACACCAATGCCTGCCAGAACTGCCACGTCAAGGATGGACGCGGCAGTCTGCCGGCCGAGGGCGACCCCTCGGTGGGCCTCTTCCTGCGCCTGGGCATGCCGGACAGCCACGAGGACAGCTGGAGCGATGAGGAGCGTGAATTCCGCCGCATCGCTGGAGTGATGCCGCACCCCGTCTATGGCACTCAGCTGCAGAATGCCGCGGTGCCCGGTATCGAGCGCGAAGGCCGCATGCAGGTCGTCCATGAAGAGATGCCCGTCCCGTTGGCGGATGGAGAGGTCGTTCTGCTGCGCAAACCGCGCTATTCCCTGGTCGAGGCTGGCTTCGGCGACCCTGGCCCCATTGCACTCTCACCGCGCCTTGCCCCGGGCATGGTAGGCCTCGGGCTGCTCGAGGCGGTCAGCGAGGAGACCTTGCTCGAGTGGGCCGACCCGCAGGATGCGGATGGCGATGGCATCAGCGGTCGCGCCAATACCGTCTGGTCACTGACCGAGCAGCACGAGGTCATGGGGCGTTTTGGCTGGAAGGCCGGCCAACCCGACGTTCGCCAGCAAAGCGCCAAGGCGTTCGCCGGCGACATGGGCCTGACATCGAATCTGGTCAGCTCCACCGATTGCACGCCGGTCCAGAAATGCGCAGACCTGCCCAACGGGGGCACCATCGAGGTGGAAGACAACGTCATGGACAATGTGGCGTTCTATTCGCGCAATCTCGCCGTGCCGACACGACGTGACCTCGATGACCCGACGGTGCGCGAAGGCGAGCAACTGTTCCGGGAGCTTGAATGCGCCAGCTGCCACCGACCACGCCTGACGACCGCGTCTGGTGGTGTGGCCGCCCAACTGGCTGACCAGACGATCTGGCCCTACAGCGACATGCTGCTGCATGACATGGGCGATGGCCTGTCAGATGATCGCCGCGAATTCGAGGCGACCGGCAATGAGTGGCGCACGCCGCCACTCTGGGGGATCGGCCTGGCGCAGACGGTCAATCCCGCGACGGGCTTCCTGCATGATGGACGCGCCCGCACCCTGCTTGAAGCCGTGCTCTGGCATGGCGGGGAAGCCAGGGCCAGTCGAGACAAGGTCGTGGCGTTGCCGACTGACCAGCGGCAGGCGCTGCTGCGCTTCCTGGAATCGCTCTGATCTCCACTCAGCCCCTACCCGCCAGCCGACTCTGGCACGCCCCCGACTTTCGCCTGGCGTGCCGTTCTGACAAGGAATCCCGCGACATGTCCCGTGACACCTTCACCTCTGCTGCCATCCCGATGAAACCTTTCACGCGCAAGCCCTCGCCCCTGGCGCTGATGACTTCCGCCATGACCCTGCTGGGCGCCGCACTGCTGTCGACGAGCACACTGGCGGCATCGGACTCTTCTAGCGCCAACACCACCAGCGCGGACGCCGTCAGCCAGTTTGCCGCTGACACTTTGAGCGAAGCCCACCAGCAGCTCGCCAACCGCCTGACGCAGCTCTCGCAGCACAGCCAGGCGTTCTGCTCCGCCGAGGGTAACGTGACGCTCGAGACGCTCAAGGAGGATTGGCGCAGCGCCATGCTGGGTCTGAATCAGGTCAACTGGGTCGAGATGGGCCCCATCCTGCAGAATTCTCGCCAATGGCAGCTGTATTTCTGGCCGGACAAGAAGGACCTGGTGTCAGGCAAGACACGTGCCCTGCTCGCTGGCGATGCCCCGATCACGGCCGATGGCCTGGCGGAGCAATCCATCGTCATGCAGGGGCTGGGCAGTGTGGAATTTCAACTGTTCGATGCCCGCTATGCCGACTCGCCCCTCACCGCCAACACGCGGCGGTGTGAGCTGATGACGGCCGACACCGCCTACGCCGCCAGCACCGGCAAGACGCTGCTCGAAGAGTGGCAGCAGTTCGCGCCACACCTGGCCGATGGCACTGGCGCCTTCAGCGATCCACGTGACGCCGTGCTTTCCCTGGTACGCGCGATGACCGTGCAGCTTGAGGCCATCAAGGACCGCAAGCTGCGCCGCCCGATCGGGCTCGACAACGGCGGCACGGCCAACCCCTACGCGGCAGAGTCCTGGCGTGGCGGCATGGGGCTTGCCAACATCGGGGCGACGCTTGCGATGATGGAGACGCTCTGGCTCGGCAATGACGAGGTCGCAGGCATTCAGGGCTACCTGAATCAGCAGGTCGACCCGCGCATGGTGGCCTCCACCACCGGAGACTTTGCCGATGCGCGTGACGCCTTCGCCGCCCTGCCGGCGGATCTTGCTGGCATGTTGCGCGACGACCCGCGCAATGGCGATCTGCAGCAGGCCATGATCCACCTCGAGACCCTGCAGGCAGGCTTTGCCGATACCCTCAACCCGGCACTCGGGCTGTCTCTAGGCTTCAACAGTACCGATGGCGATTGATTCGGGAGTGAAGCACGTGAACAAAGCAGGACATGGCATGCTGGATACCCATCCAACGGAGGCACGTCAGCGCCGGCGACTGCTCAAGGCATTGGCCTGCACCCCGCTGCTGGGGTTACCCGGCGGCGCGGCACTGGCCGGTGGCAACAATGCCGCCAGTGCTCGAGGCCATGTGCCAGCCGGGGTGGCCATCTCGGCCTGTGACGATGACACGGGGCAGCACTTTGCCAGCTGTACCAGTTACCAGGGACAGGAACGCTGGCGTCAGCCCATCAAGGAACGCGCCCATGGCGCCACCCGCCATCCTCACAAGCCCTGGGCACTGATCTTCGCCCGGCGCCCCGGCACCGAAATCAATGTCTTCCACCTCGAGACCGGTGAGCGGATCACGCGCATCGAAGCCGCGCCGGACCGCCACTTCTATGGGCATGGCGTGTTCAGCCCGGATGGCGGTCTGCTCTACACCACCGAGAACGCCATCACCTCCGGGGAAGGCCGTATCGGGATCTACGACATGCATCGCGATTTCGCGCGACTTGGCGAGTTCGCCAGTGGCGGGATCGGCCCACATGAGATCCGTCTGCATCCGGACGGTCGGCAGCTGATCATCGCCAATGGCGGAATTCTCACGCGCCCGGAGACCGGTCGCGTGAAGCTCAATCTGGAGTCGATGCAGTCCAATCTGACGCTGCTGGATCGCGTCTCGGGCGAGATTCACTGGCAAGGCGAACCATCGCATCATCAGCTGTCATTGCGTCATCTGGATGTCAGCCGCGATGGCACCATCGTCGCGGGGTATCAGTATCAGGGACCTGCCTCGGACCATCACCCCCTGGTGGTGATGAAACGCCCCGCCAGCGAGACCTTGCAGGAATTGCCGCTACCGCTGGAATACGTCCCTCAGTTCAAGCAGTACATCGCGAGCATCGCCATCGCCCCCGAGGGCCACCTGGCGGTGGCCACTGCCCCCAGGGGCAACCTGATCACGCTGTGGAACCTCGAGACCGGCGAGCTTGAGACGACACTGGACTTCGCCGACTGTGCGGGGGCGCTGGCAGTACCGGCCACTCAGGAGACTCCCGCGGGGTTCGTGGTCAGCAATGGTCGCGGAGAATGGCTGCTGATCGATGAGGACGGGCTGCCGGCGCTGGGGCCGGTGCGCCTGGCCAATACCCACTGGGACAACCATCTGGCGTTGATGTAGACGGCGCATCACGGGATGACCACTGCTCCAGGTCGCGGGCGAGAGTGTGGCACGCGGCAGGAAACGACAACGCCCCGCAGGCGGATGCCTGCGGGGCGTTGTCGTTCAAAAGGACATGATACAAAGGCGCAAGGAATCAGAAGCGATAGCTCAGACTGCCGATGATGCTGCGGGATTCCCCGTAGTAGCACCAGTAGCTGCAGCTGGCGACATATTCCTTGTCGGTGAGGTTGCTGACATTGACCTGAGCGCTCAGCTCGCGGGTGAAGTCATACCCGACCATCGCATCGAACAGCAGATAGTCGGACACGGTGGCATCGCCATCCACCGATTCGCCGACATAACGGGCACCCGCCCCAAGACGCAGCCCCTCCAGGGCACCACGCTCGAAGGCGTAATCCAGCCAGCTGGAGGCCTGGTGGCGCGGTATCAGCGGGGCACGCACATCGTCTTCCAGACGCGCATCGGTATAGGTATACGCCGAGGTCAGCTTGAGATGGTCCGTCAGATAACCGACCATTTCCAGCTCGAAGCCACGCGACTGACGCTCGCCCTCCTGCACCTGGATTCCGCCGGTGGTGACCAGCGTATTGTCTTCGGTGAGATCAAAGACAGCCGCCGTCACGTAGCCATCCCAGCCGGCGGGCTGGTACTTGGCGCCCAGTTCCCACTGGCGTCCTTCGCGAGGCTCATAGAGCGAACCGCGATCATCGGTCGCGCTGATCGGCTCGAAGGATTCGGTATAGCTCAGATAGGGATTGAGGCCGAAGTCACTCAGGTACATCACCCCACCTGACCAGCTGATCTCGTCATCATCGGAGCGCTCACGTGACCCCGTCGTCTGATTGACGTTCTCGGTCTCGGCCTGGTCGTAGCGCACCCCCGCCAGCAGTACCCACTTGTCGTCGATGCGCAGCTGATCCTGCACGTAGAGGCCGATCTGCTCCTTGTCGATATCGCGCCGCGTGATCTGGTCATCGCTCAAGGCGGTGTAATTGCCGTATTGCGGGTCAAACAGATCGATCGGATCGCCGAAGGCATAGTCATCCGCTTCCTTGCCCGACAGGCTCAGATTCTGATAATCCACGCCCAGCAGCAAGGTGTTCTCGGTGCGCTCGCCATACCACTTGCCGATGGCCCGATTGTCGACGGTATAGCTGTCGATGGTGCCCTCGCGGTACAGCAGCCCCCGCTGTCCCTCGCGCGCCGAGGACTGATAGAGGATGTAACTGCTGATCAGGTCGAGATCCAGCTGGCTATAGCGGAAATCCTGCTCCAGCGCCCAGGTGTCGTTCAGCTGGTGGCGCAGCTCATACCCCAGGGAGGTCTGGGTACGCTCATCCTTGTCATACCCCGGTTCGCTGTAGTTGGTCTGCGGGTCCACCTTGCCGAACGGCGTATCATCATGGGTGCCATAGGCCAGCTTGAAGGCATTGGTAGGGACGCCATCATCCTTCTGGAGGCTGGCGAGCAGCGTCAGCTGGGTTGCCTCCGAGATGTCCCAGGTCAGACTCGGCGCGAAGTAGTAGCGCTCGTTCTCGGTATGATCCAGATCCCCATCACGTTCGCGGTACAGCCCGACCAGACGATAGCGCACATCCCCGTACTCGCTCAGATAGCCACTGGTATCAAGCCCCGTCTGGCGCAGACCGCGATTGCCGACCTGAATCTGAATCTCGCTCTGCGGCTCATCGGTGGGGCGCTTGCTGATGGCGTTGATCAACCCGCCGGGAGGCGCCTCACCATAGAGGATGGAAGAAGGTCCCTTGAACAGATCGACCCGCTCCAGGCCCCAGGTCTCCGGCAACCACTGATAGAAGCCTTCACGGTAGATGCGCAGGCCATCCTGATAGGTGGATTGATCAAAGCCACGCACCTTGA is from Cobetia marina and encodes:
- a CDS encoding TonB-dependent siderophore receptor, producing MSRHPTSRQTPVRPALAPLSHAIRLCIAAGLLSQSASALATETDDTMVVVGTALKVDAPLVETPRPVSTVNREELDTRNVQQLDETFRYRAGVLSGHYGSDNNTDWFKVRGFDQSTYQDGLRIYREGFYQWLPETWGLERVDLFKGPSSILYGEAPPGGLINAISKRPTDEPQSEIQIQVGNRGLRQTGLDTSGYLSEYGDVRYRLVGLYRERDGDLDHTENERYYFAPSLTWDISEATQLTLLASLQKDDGVPTNAFKLAYGTHDDTPFGKVDPQTNYSEPGYDKDERTQTSLGYELRHQLNDTWALEQDFRYSQLDLDLISSYILYQSSAREGQRGLLYREGTIDSYTVDNRAIGKWYGERTENTLLLGVDYQNLSLSGKEADDYAFGDPIDLFDPQYGNYTALSDDQITRRDIDKEQIGLYVQDQLRIDDKWVLLAGVRYDQAETENVNQTTGSRERSDDDEISWSGGVMYLSDFGLNPYLSYTESFEPISATDDRGSLYEPREGRQWELGAKYQPAGWDGYVTAAVFDLTEDNTLVTTGGIQVQEGERQSRGFELEMVGYLTDHLKLTSAYTYTDARLEDDVRAPLIPRHQASSWLDYAFERGALEGLRLGAGARYVGESVDGDATVSDYLLFDAMVGYDFTRELSAQVNVSNLTDKEYVASCSYWCYYGESRSIIGSLSYRF
- a CDS encoding DUF1513 domain-containing protein, with amino-acid sequence MNKAGHGMLDTHPTEARQRRRLLKALACTPLLGLPGGAALAGGNNAASARGHVPAGVAISACDDDTGQHFASCTSYQGQERWRQPIKERAHGATRHPHKPWALIFARRPGTEINVFHLETGERITRIEAAPDRHFYGHGVFSPDGGLLYTTENAITSGEGRIGIYDMHRDFARLGEFASGGIGPHEIRLHPDGRQLIIANGGILTRPETGRVKLNLESMQSNLTLLDRVSGEIHWQGEPSHHQLSLRHLDVSRDGTIVAGYQYQGPASDHHPLVVMKRPASETLQELPLPLEYVPQFKQYIASIAIAPEGHLAVATAPRGNLITLWNLETGELETTLDFADCAGALAVPATQETPAGFVVSNGRGEWLLIDEDGLPALGPVRLANTHWDNHLALM
- a CDS encoding di-heme oxidoreductase family protein; translated protein: MPHVIPKHPILHALSLAIALTALPQGVAQAAQTPLTVSAYLAALPLQDTAKSGGEGSVRKHDTNAYSLPAKNLSFDQRLSFSVGNSFFKSPWVIAPASTTARDGLGPLFNTNACQNCHVKDGRGSLPAEGDPSVGLFLRLGMPDSHEDSWSDEEREFRRIAGVMPHPVYGTQLQNAAVPGIEREGRMQVVHEEMPVPLADGEVVLLRKPRYSLVEAGFGDPGPIALSPRLAPGMVGLGLLEAVSEETLLEWADPQDADGDGISGRANTVWSLTEQHEVMGRFGWKAGQPDVRQQSAKAFAGDMGLTSNLVSSTDCTPVQKCADLPNGGTIEVEDNVMDNVAFYSRNLAVPTRRDLDDPTVREGEQLFRELECASCHRPRLTTASGGVAAQLADQTIWPYSDMLLHDMGDGLSDDRREFEATGNEWRTPPLWGIGLAQTVNPATGFLHDGRARTLLEAVLWHGGEARASRDKVVALPTDQRQALLRFLESL
- a CDS encoding ABC transporter ATP-binding protein — translated: MHEATTAANAEPRSRDHCVLRLDDLCIRFGKTPVVRHLSLDVKRGECLAIVGESGSGKSVSLLASLGLLPGHAHVTGTREFTTLEGERLDLSALTSRQWQRVRGNRIGFVFQEPMTSLNPLARVGDQISESLRLHQGLRGHAARQRVIELLKQVQLPRPEELLEAWPHQLSGGQRQRVMIAMAMANQPPLMIADEPTTALDVTVQQDILALLDRLRRDQGMAMILISHDLNLVRRHADRVIVMREGECIEQGPVSEVFDSPSHPYTRELLAAEPEGVAAPLDPEDAGTPVLEARDLEVRFSRPRKLFQKRPADFIALQPLDLTLARGETLGIVGESGSGKTTLALALLKLQAARGEIRLENARIDTLDRNALRHKRRQMQIVFQDPYGSLSPRMPVTDIISEGLRFHQPELSEDEVRQRVTQVMREVELPAECADRYPHEFSGGQRQRISLARALILEPHLLVLDEPTSALDRSVQKQLIALLRDLQARHGLSYLFISHDLAVVRALAHRVMVLREGKLVESGTTAEVLGNPREDYTRALIQAAGLT
- a CDS encoding imelysin family protein; the encoded protein is MSRDTFTSAAIPMKPFTRKPSPLALMTSAMTLLGAALLSTSTLAASDSSSANTTSADAVSQFAADTLSEAHQQLANRLTQLSQHSQAFCSAEGNVTLETLKEDWRSAMLGLNQVNWVEMGPILQNSRQWQLYFWPDKKDLVSGKTRALLAGDAPITADGLAEQSIVMQGLGSVEFQLFDARYADSPLTANTRRCELMTADTAYAASTGKTLLEEWQQFAPHLADGTGAFSDPRDAVLSLVRAMTVQLEAIKDRKLRRPIGLDNGGTANPYAAESWRGGMGLANIGATLAMMETLWLGNDEVAGIQGYLNQQVDPRMVASTTGDFADARDAFAALPADLAGMLRDDPRNGDLQQAMIHLETLQAGFADTLNPALGLSLGFNSTDGD
- a CDS encoding imelysin family protein; translated protein: MSAHFHPIARKPLAAAIALSVALIGSAAQAHEGHAHDDRKVSAEAVVDQYANVAHATYSDALASANALRAANAALIEAPSEATLAEARTAWKQARVAYQQSEVFRFGNAIVDDWEGQLNAWPLDEGLIDYVEGDGYQAELGNPGASANIIANDSVQIGADKIDTTEITPELLASLNELGGFEANVASGYHAIEFLLWGQDMHGFEPGAGERPASDYAKGEDCTGGNCDRRGAYLLAANDLLINDLEYMVGQWAQGDKDNYRAELTSLPAGEGLEKMLFGMGSLSLGELAGERMKVALEANSFEDEHDCFSDNTHYSHFYNAKGIQNVYEGTYVTLDGRTFEGPSLHALVAQNDPKLAEKMHEALDTTMGQLQVMVDTADAEDGMKFDQMIAPGNAEGAEIINASIEDLVAQTRLIEEIANDVGISGLKADTADHEF
- a CDS encoding ABC transporter permease produces the protein MRHDTPLQGETNVVQDVPERLHRSRLSPITRRRITAFRDNRRAWWSLLIFGVLFILSLGAELIANDRPLLVSYQDELYLPMLKEYPETTFGGFLPTATDYRDPYVIDAIAAQGFMLNTLIPYSYDTLDLNLGSPAPSAPNARHWLGTDDQGRDVLARVIYGFRLSVLFALVLTAGSIVLGVLIGGVQGYFGGKVDLIGQRLIEIWSGLPVLFLLIILASIVEPNLWWLTGIMLLFSWLGIVDIVRAEFLRARNLEYVRAARAMGLPSRLIMWRHVLPNAMVATLTFIPFLFTGAITTLTALDFLGFGLPAGSPSLGELVAQGKNNLQAPWLGMTAFLSLGIMLTLLVFIGEGLRDAFDPRHISAREQDA